From Acidimicrobiales bacterium, one genomic window encodes:
- a CDS encoding DNA translocase FtsK 4TM domain-containing protein, whose translation MATKTNSKKRAPARKPAAKRPAKGPSASRQAVGSVLSGHQADLWGVGAILLGLLAAASVWIGAAGVVGEGFDDALALGLGLLRVIIPIGLVGLGVALIRGDDVDDSEAERLARVAVGGALIVVALAGLLHVLRGRPGIDDPVSEIGAAGGILGMAIGGPLHGLLALAGSVLILIAVALVGVMVLTGSTAREVGGGIAKVVGPAAGAVTRTFRGLFADPNSEVIDLRDDAAAPQPAPQPEPEPDPEPDEPAAKISRKAKATAEPVKEQEQQALPMMDPGDWTLPPLSMLARSDKQEIDAVEVAERGKLLHAALAQFGVETTLLEPVVGPTVTRYVLELGEGVKVSKLESLRKDIAYAMASPDVRILAPIPGRRAIGVEVPNSSREIITVGDILGSKEARQASHPLEVAIGRDINGRNMMVNLATMPHVLIAGATGAGKSSCLNSLLTSILMRSTPDQVRLILVDPKRVEMGQYDKAPHLLTAPVTDPRKAANALAWAVREMERRYDLLHKVGFRDITGYNNAVDADTLEVGLGEVDEHGEPLKYRRLPFILVVVDELADLMMVAARDVEDSIARIAQMARAVGIHLVIATQRPSVNVITGVIKANVPARLAFAVSSLTDSRVILDQPGAERLVGKGDLLMLGPSSSSPHRVQGCWVEEDEVRAIVKHWRDQAPEFTEDQTVALETKGGGEHGGEQSTLAPSLPGGVTNTPPSLDTITAAPPEADDDGDDLLVQAMELVVQTQLGSTSMLQRKLRVGFARAGRIMDLLEEKGVVGPSTGSKARDVLISPEELAERRGEG comes from the coding sequence GTGGCCACCAAGACGAACTCCAAGAAGCGCGCCCCGGCCAGGAAGCCGGCGGCGAAGCGGCCCGCAAAGGGTCCCTCCGCGTCCCGCCAAGCGGTCGGATCCGTGCTCTCGGGCCATCAGGCCGACCTCTGGGGCGTCGGTGCGATCCTTCTCGGCCTCCTTGCGGCGGCCAGCGTCTGGATCGGCGCCGCGGGCGTCGTCGGCGAGGGATTCGACGATGCGCTCGCGCTCGGGCTCGGCCTGTTGCGGGTGATCATCCCGATCGGACTCGTCGGGCTCGGCGTCGCCCTCATCCGGGGCGACGACGTCGACGATTCCGAAGCGGAGCGGCTCGCGCGTGTCGCCGTCGGTGGTGCGCTCATCGTCGTGGCCCTCGCGGGGCTGCTCCACGTGCTGCGCGGTCGTCCCGGCATCGATGATCCGGTCAGCGAGATCGGGGCGGCCGGCGGCATCCTCGGGATGGCGATCGGCGGCCCCCTCCATGGCCTGCTCGCGCTCGCCGGCAGCGTTCTCATCCTGATCGCGGTCGCCCTCGTCGGGGTGATGGTGCTGACCGGCTCGACGGCGCGTGAAGTCGGTGGGGGGATCGCGAAGGTGGTCGGTCCGGCCGCCGGCGCAGTCACCCGCACGTTCCGCGGGCTGTTCGCCGATCCCAACTCGGAGGTCATCGACCTTCGAGACGACGCTGCGGCGCCGCAACCGGCGCCGCAACCCGAACCGGAGCCGGACCCCGAGCCCGACGAGCCGGCGGCCAAGATCTCACGCAAGGCGAAGGCCACAGCCGAACCGGTGAAGGAGCAGGAGCAGCAGGCGCTGCCGATGATGGATCCCGGCGACTGGACGCTGCCGCCGCTGTCGATGCTGGCCCGCAGCGACAAGCAGGAGATCGATGCGGTGGAGGTCGCCGAGCGGGGCAAGCTCCTGCACGCGGCGCTCGCCCAGTTCGGCGTCGAGACCACACTGCTCGAACCCGTCGTCGGTCCGACCGTCACCCGTTATGTGCTCGAGTTGGGTGAGGGCGTCAAGGTCAGCAAGCTCGAGAGCCTCCGGAAAGACATCGCCTACGCGATGGCCTCGCCCGACGTGCGAATCCTCGCGCCGATCCCGGGTCGCCGGGCGATCGGTGTGGAGGTGCCCAACAGCAGCCGCGAGATCATCACCGTCGGCGACATCCTCGGCTCGAAGGAAGCCCGCCAGGCATCCCATCCGCTCGAAGTGGCGATCGGTCGCGACATCAACGGCCGCAACATGATGGTCAACCTGGCAACGATGCCCCACGTCCTCATCGCCGGTGCCACCGGCGCCGGCAAGTCGTCGTGCCTCAACTCGTTGTTGACCTCGATCCTGATGCGTTCGACTCCCGATCAGGTCCGCCTGATCCTCGTCGACCCGAAACGGGTCGAGATGGGGCAGTACGACAAGGCGCCGCACCTGCTCACCGCACCGGTGACCGATCCGCGTAAGGCGGCCAACGCCCTCGCGTGGGCAGTGCGCGAGATGGAGCGGCGCTACGACCTCTTGCACAAGGTCGGCTTCCGCGACATCACCGGCTACAACAACGCGGTCGACGCCGACACCCTCGAGGTCGGGCTCGGCGAGGTCGACGAGCACGGAGAGCCGCTGAAATACCGCCGGCTCCCGTTCATCCTCGTGGTGGTCGACGAGCTCGCCGACCTCATGATGGTCGCGGCGCGAGACGTCGAGGATTCCATCGCCCGCATCGCCCAGATGGCACGCGCCGTCGGCATCCACCTCGTGATCGCGACGCAGCGCCCGTCGGTCAACGTCATCACCGGGGTGATCAAGGCCAACGTCCCCGCCCGTCTCGCCTTCGCGGTCTCCAGTCTCACCGATTCACGGGTCATCCTCGATCAGCCCGGGGCGGAGCGCCTCGTGGGCAAGGGCGACCTCCTGATGCTCGGGCCGTCGTCGTCGTCTCCGCATCGCGTGCAGGGATGCTGGGTCGAAGAAGACGAGGTTCGCGCCATCGTCAAGCACTGGCGCGACCAGGCGCCGGAGTTCACCGAGGACCAGACCGTGGCGCTCGAGACCAAGGGCGGTGGTGAGCATGGCGGCGAGCAGAGCACGCTTGCGCCCTCGCTGCCCGGTGGCGTGACCAACACGCCGCCGTCGCTCGACACGATCACCGCCGCGCCCCCCGAAGCCGACGACGACGGCGACGATCTCCTCGTCCAGGCCATGGAACTCGTGGTGCAGACACAACTCGGGTCGACATCGATGCTGCAACGCAAGCTCCGTGTCGGGTTCGCCCGCGCCGGTCGCATCATGGACCTGCTCGAAGAGAAGGGGGTCGTAGGACCCTCGACGGGCTCGAAGGCCCGCGACGTGCTGATTTCTCCCGAGGAGCTCGCCGAGCGTCGAGGCGAAGGCTGA
- a CDS encoding ribonuclease J has product MGSGKPAAPVRITFLGGLGQIGRNCAAIETEGRIVVLDCGQMFAGDDLPGVDAVLPDLSYLIDNADRVEAIIATHAHEDHIGALPYLMAHLSVPIYGSAFTLGLIQHKLKEVRLLDRAQLREIKDGDRGMVGPFDCEFLPVTHSIPSGNITAFHTDQGVILHSSDFKLDLTPVDGRRTDLSRIGALAWDPGIRLLLADSTNADQPGASRSEKDVGAALSAVIRGEEGRRVIIASFASHIHRIQQIADAAVETGRVLVTLGLSMRRNVKLARDVGILRIPDAHIRDIEDIGDLEPERVVVVCTGSQGEPRAALTQMSIGESRWMKLDDNDTVVFSSHPIPGNEAAVASVRNGLARLGAKVLHSGQVDVHTSGHGKQQELATLHSVAVPEWFVPVHGEYAHLVAHRDLAYKMGMPHDRVVFCEDGDQIELSDDGITHLGSIGTDRVYVDGMVGDLGNAVLGDRRVLGDDGFVTIVVHVDLERGEIIAGPDVVTRGWVEKPALLAHETAVADAVERDLRKALKAGENDLEKLSQITRRSAGQTVSDRTRRRPMIVPMVREG; this is encoded by the coding sequence ATGGGATCCGGAAAGCCGGCCGCACCCGTTCGCATCACCTTCCTCGGCGGCCTCGGCCAGATCGGTCGCAACTGCGCCGCCATCGAGACCGAGGGACGCATCGTCGTCCTCGACTGCGGTCAGATGTTCGCGGGCGATGATCTGCCCGGCGTCGACGCGGTCCTGCCGGACCTCAGCTATCTGATCGACAACGCCGATCGGGTGGAGGCGATCATCGCCACGCATGCGCACGAGGACCACATCGGGGCGCTCCCGTACCTGATGGCGCACCTCTCGGTTCCGATCTACGGGTCGGCTTTCACCCTGGGGCTCATCCAGCACAAGCTCAAAGAGGTCCGACTCTTGGACCGGGCGCAGCTCCGCGAGATCAAGGACGGCGACCGCGGGATGGTGGGGCCCTTCGACTGTGAGTTCCTCCCGGTCACCCACTCGATCCCGTCGGGCAACATCACCGCCTTCCACACCGACCAGGGCGTCATCTTGCATTCGAGCGACTTCAAGCTCGACCTCACGCCGGTCGACGGACGCCGCACCGATCTCTCCCGTATCGGCGCGCTCGCCTGGGACCCGGGAATCCGCCTGCTGCTGGCCGACTCGACCAACGCCGATCAGCCCGGTGCGTCGCGTTCGGAAAAGGACGTCGGCGCGGCGTTGAGCGCCGTCATCCGGGGCGAGGAGGGTCGGCGCGTGATCATCGCGTCGTTCGCCAGCCATATCCATCGGATCCAGCAGATCGCCGACGCGGCGGTCGAGACCGGGCGGGTGCTCGTCACGCTCGGGCTGTCGATGCGACGCAACGTGAAGCTCGCGCGAGACGTGGGGATCCTCCGCATTCCCGACGCCCACATCCGAGACATCGAGGACATCGGCGATCTCGAACCAGAACGCGTCGTCGTGGTCTGTACGGGGTCCCAGGGCGAGCCACGGGCGGCCCTGACACAGATGTCGATCGGGGAGAGCCGCTGGATGAAGCTCGACGACAACGACACCGTCGTCTTCAGTTCCCACCCGATCCCGGGCAACGAGGCGGCGGTCGCGTCGGTGCGCAACGGACTCGCCCGCCTCGGCGCGAAGGTGCTCCACAGCGGCCAGGTCGACGTCCACACCAGCGGCCACGGCAAGCAACAGGAATTGGCCACCCTCCACTCCGTTGCCGTGCCCGAATGGTTCGTGCCCGTCCACGGCGAATACGCCCACCTCGTCGCCCATCGGGATCTCGCCTACAAGATGGGAATGCCGCACGACCGCGTCGTCTTCTGCGAGGACGGTGACCAGATCGAACTCAGCGACGACGGCATCACCCATCTCGGATCGATCGGCACCGACCGCGTGTACGTCGACGGCATGGTCGGCGACCTCGGCAACGCCGTGCTCGGCGACCGCCGCGTGCTCGGCGACGACGGCTTCGTCACGATCGTGGTGCACGTCGATCTGGAGCGTGGTGAGATCATCGCCGGCCCCGACGTCGTCACCCGCGGGTGGGTCGAGAAGCCGGCGCTGCTCGCCCACGAGACCGCAGTGGCCGACGCAGTGGAGCGTGATCTGCGCAAGGCACTGAAGGCTGGCGAGAACGATCTGGAGAAGCTCAGCCAGATCACTCGTCGCTCGGCCGGTCAGACGGTCAGCGACCGTACCCGCCGTCGCCCCATGATCGTGCCCATGGTGCGCGAGGGCTGA
- the dapA gene encoding 4-hydroxy-tetrahydrodipicolinate synthase, giving the protein MEPRFGRVLTAMVTPFNADGSLDLDGAQELAAHLTTVGGNDGLVIAGTTGESPTLTHDEQIDLIRAVVEATETPVVAGAGSNDTRAAVELTRRATAAGAHGILHVAGYYNRPSQAGLSEHFRACAAATDLPILLYDIPVRTGRKIATETMVDLFTDVDNIVGVKDAAGSPAETARMLSLAPEGTEVYSGDDGLTLALMAIGGVGTIGVATHWVGNETSEMMNAFFGGDVHKAAEINRRLIPSYEFETGDLAPNPVPTKAMLRLLGLPGGPTRMPMGPEPAFVEDDAKAVLAELGRA; this is encoded by the coding sequence ATGGAACCACGCTTCGGACGGGTACTCACTGCCATGGTGACGCCCTTCAACGCCGACGGATCCCTCGACCTCGACGGTGCGCAGGAACTCGCCGCTCATCTGACGACGGTCGGCGGCAACGACGGTCTGGTCATCGCCGGCACGACCGGTGAGAGCCCGACGCTGACCCACGACGAGCAGATCGATCTGATCCGCGCCGTCGTCGAGGCGACCGAGACCCCGGTGGTCGCGGGTGCGGGCAGCAACGACACCAGAGCGGCCGTCGAGTTGACCCGGCGGGCGACCGCGGCCGGCGCCCACGGCATTCTCCACGTGGCCGGCTACTACAACCGGCCGTCGCAGGCCGGCCTGAGCGAGCACTTCCGTGCCTGCGCGGCGGCGACCGACCTCCCGATCCTCCTCTACGACATCCCCGTCCGCACCGGGCGCAAGATCGCGACCGAGACGATGGTCGACCTCTTCACCGACGTCGACAACATCGTCGGCGTGAAAGACGCGGCCGGCAGCCCGGCCGAGACGGCCCGGATGCTGTCGCTCGCCCCGGAGGGCACCGAGGTCTACAGCGGCGACGACGGTCTCACCCTGGCGCTGATGGCGATCGGCGGTGTCGGCACCATCGGTGTCGCGACCCATTGGGTGGGCAATGAGACCTCCGAGATGATGAATGCCTTCTTCGGCGGCGACGTCCACAAGGCCGCCGAGATCAACCGACGCCTCATCCCGTCCTACGAGTTCGAGACGGGCGATCTCGCGCCCAACCCGGTGCCGACCAAGGCCATGCTGCGACTCCTCGGTCTCCCGGGCGGGCCCACGCGGATGCCGATGGGCCCCGAACCGGCGTTCGTCGAGGACGACGCCAAGGCCGTGCTCGCCGAACTCGGTCGAGCCTGA
- a CDS encoding copper chaperone PCu(A)C, with the protein MRPFVGVAVATLLFAGCGDDTGPADTAGALSVRDVWARPTAPGAPTAAFYFAVENTGTQADRLLGATSSACLSTMVHRSTVDDGVTSMEPTSAEELTLEPQGRLAFEPGGLHVMCLGLVTPLTEGADIDLRLTFEMAGGVDVTAAVEDR; encoded by the coding sequence ATGCGGCCCTTCGTCGGGGTCGCGGTCGCGACCCTGCTCTTCGCCGGTTGCGGCGACGACACCGGGCCGGCCGACACCGCGGGAGCGCTCTCGGTGCGCGATGTGTGGGCCCGACCGACGGCACCGGGCGCGCCGACCGCGGCGTTCTACTTCGCGGTCGAGAACACCGGCACGCAAGCGGATCGTCTACTCGGGGCGACGTCGTCGGCGTGCCTCTCGACCATGGTGCACCGCTCGACGGTCGACGACGGGGTCACGAGCATGGAGCCGACATCTGCCGAGGAACTCACGCTCGAGCCGCAGGGGCGGTTGGCCTTCGAGCCCGGCGGCCTCCACGTGATGTGTCTGGGCCTGGTCACGCCACTCACCGAGGGCGCCGACATCGACCTTCGGCTGACGTTCGAGATGGCAGGGGGCGTCGACGTGACGGCCGCGGTCGAAGATCGCTGA
- a CDS encoding SCO family protein has translation MADAPGVADPRPLWIRLLRTVVPMLLAIAAGAIVLVFVVREVAPHSWSGTAFADPDPAPDFTGLSFDSGEPADLDRYEGKVVVVYFGYTSCPDVCPLTLSRAARAIDGLGDRGDDVQLFMISVDPARDTLERLGEYLRFFDERFIGVGGDVAAVADVAASYGVFFEPQPPEDDGFYEVDHTATLLGIDRQGNLKVIWNPDVEADPLRSDLEELLG, from the coding sequence ATGGCTGATGCTCCCGGTGTGGCCGATCCCCGTCCGCTCTGGATCCGTCTGCTGCGGACGGTCGTGCCGATGCTGCTGGCGATCGCCGCCGGAGCGATCGTGCTCGTGTTCGTGGTGCGCGAGGTCGCGCCCCACTCGTGGAGCGGCACCGCGTTCGCCGATCCGGATCCGGCACCGGACTTCACCGGCCTCTCCTTCGATTCCGGAGAACCTGCGGACCTCGACCGCTACGAGGGGAAGGTGGTCGTCGTCTACTTCGGCTACACGTCGTGCCCCGATGTGTGCCCTCTCACGCTGAGCCGGGCCGCCCGGGCCATCGACGGTCTCGGAGATCGAGGCGACGACGTCCAGCTGTTCATGATCTCCGTCGACCCGGCCCGCGACACCCTCGAGCGTCTCGGCGAGTACCTCCGGTTCTTCGACGAACGATTCATCGGCGTCGGCGGTGACGTCGCCGCGGTGGCCGACGTGGCGGCCAGCTATGGCGTGTTCTTCGAGCCGCAGCCACCCGAGGACGACGGGTTCTACGAGGTCGACCACACCGCCACGCTGCTCGGCATCGACCGGCAGGGGAACCTGAAGGTGATCTGGAACCCCGACGTCGAAGCCGACCCGTTGCGATCCGACCTCGAGGAGCTGCTCGGATGA
- a CDS encoding cytochrome b N-terminal domain-containing protein — MSSRLASPDESPARRVVERLDARADAAMRRATGSARANPLLHAGTISVFLLVVVVLSGVYITLFFEFGFVESFESVQRLTDHPVQRVVRSVHRYSSAALVATTAVHAWRTFVAGRFTAGRRFRWLTGVAALGLVWLAGVTGYALVGDQRAQAIGGAVANLIERTGWGASRVGQAMLDSAEGTGGSGLFLFVWFLHLGLTAVIGWAIWRHLRRSRQAIVPPRHWMVAMAVGLLALSLIVPADLLGRADPARLLPDMSLDPFMLFLLPPLRSAAGELVLAAMVLLGGAVAAIPWVLRDRPGIVVAIDEAACTGCDLCVVDCPYLALEMVENADGRSVARLDPAACVACGICLGSCSFGAISMPGQPEPAAVDCAGRAVVVTCRRQARHTGGGGPEGVIVEVECTGAMHPSAVHELTTRGAVSVDVVGCAPGECGYGIGNRLTHERLQGQRAPHVARRDLGLATETYVELGALRGAQLPAAAPDPDASELPGSRRARLVGAAVVAVSLLLVGAATLLPFGGDGERAGVRVVVSHRPGAQLEGQDGASGAGADLAEVSISVDGAEVRRAGLAEWDGVATGAVDATLEPGRHDIEVVLIEGDDRSVLFDDAVELVAGQRLLVPAVDVPPPPGVAAGRTVFTEARIGGCTICHSTDRGVDDVGPSLYGVADRAGSTVEGMTAAEYLRESIVDPDAHVVEGWPAGQMLPVYGERLTEYQIDSLVEYLLTLEGSS; from the coding sequence ATGTCGTCCCGCCTCGCATCCCCCGACGAGTCACCCGCCCGCCGAGTCGTCGAACGGCTCGACGCGCGGGCCGACGCGGCGATGCGGCGCGCCACCGGGTCGGCCCGGGCGAACCCGCTCCTCCACGCCGGAACCATCAGTGTCTTCCTGCTCGTCGTGGTCGTGCTGTCGGGCGTCTACATCACGCTGTTCTTCGAGTTCGGATTCGTCGAGTCGTTCGAGTCGGTCCAGCGTCTCACCGACCATCCCGTGCAACGGGTGGTCCGCTCCGTGCACCGGTACTCGTCGGCCGCCCTGGTGGCCACCACGGCCGTCCACGCATGGCGGACCTTCGTGGCCGGCCGATTCACCGCCGGCCGGAGGTTCCGGTGGCTGACCGGCGTCGCCGCCCTCGGTCTGGTGTGGCTGGCCGGTGTCACGGGGTACGCCCTCGTCGGCGACCAGCGGGCGCAGGCCATCGGCGGCGCCGTCGCCAACCTGATCGAGCGGACGGGATGGGGGGCGTCACGAGTCGGGCAGGCGATGCTCGACTCTGCCGAGGGCACCGGTGGCTCCGGACTCTTCCTCTTCGTCTGGTTCCTCCACCTCGGGCTCACCGCCGTCATCGGCTGGGCGATCTGGCGTCATCTGCGGCGGAGTCGCCAGGCGATCGTGCCACCGCGCCACTGGATGGTCGCCATGGCTGTCGGCCTTCTCGCCCTTTCGCTGATCGTGCCCGCCGATCTTCTCGGCAGGGCCGACCCGGCCCGCCTCCTGCCGGACATGTCGCTCGACCCGTTCATGCTGTTCCTGCTGCCACCGCTGCGCTCGGCGGCGGGGGAGTTGGTGCTCGCCGCAATGGTGCTCCTGGGCGGCGCCGTCGCCGCGATTCCGTGGGTGCTGCGCGACCGGCCCGGCATCGTCGTGGCGATCGACGAAGCCGCGTGCACGGGGTGCGACCTGTGTGTCGTCGACTGTCCCTATCTGGCCCTCGAGATGGTCGAGAACGCCGATGGTCGGTCGGTGGCCCGTCTCGATCCGGCCGCGTGCGTCGCCTGCGGCATCTGCCTCGGATCGTGCTCGTTCGGGGCCATCTCCATGCCGGGGCAGCCCGAGCCGGCCGCCGTCGACTGTGCCGGACGTGCGGTCGTCGTCACCTGTCGTCGTCAGGCGCGCCACACCGGTGGCGGCGGCCCCGAGGGGGTCATCGTCGAGGTCGAGTGCACCGGGGCGATGCATCCGTCCGCCGTTCACGAGCTCACGACCCGCGGTGCGGTGTCCGTCGACGTCGTCGGCTGCGCGCCGGGCGAGTGCGGCTACGGCATCGGGAACCGGCTGACCCACGAACGCCTGCAAGGACAGCGGGCGCCGCATGTGGCCCGTCGGGACCTCGGCCTCGCCACCGAGACCTATGTCGAGCTCGGTGCGCTCCGCGGTGCCCAGTTGCCCGCCGCCGCGCCCGACCCGGATGCGTCGGAGCTGCCGGGATCGCGGCGGGCCCGACTCGTGGGCGCCGCAGTCGTCGCTGTGTCGCTCCTTCTCGTGGGCGCCGCAACCCTGCTGCCGTTCGGTGGCGATGGTGAGCGCGCCGGTGTGCGGGTCGTCGTGTCGCACCGTCCCGGCGCACAACTCGAAGGGCAGGACGGTGCGTCGGGCGCCGGCGCGGACCTCGCCGAGGTGTCGATCTCCGTCGACGGCGCCGAGGTCCGCAGGGCCGGTCTCGCCGAATGGGACGGCGTAGCGACCGGCGCGGTCGACGCGACGCTCGAGCCGGGCCGTCACGACATCGAGGTGGTGCTCATCGAGGGCGACGACCGGTCGGTGCTCTTCGACGACGCCGTCGAGCTCGTCGCCGGGCAGCGACTTCTCGTGCCGGCCGTCGACGTACCGCCTCCGCCCGGCGTCGCCGCCGGCCGCACCGTGTTCACCGAGGCGAGGATCGGTGGCTGCACGATCTGTCACTCGACCGACCGCGGCGTGGACGACGTCGGCCCGTCCCTCTACGGCGTGGCCGATCGTGCCGGCTCCACCGTCGAGGGCATGACCGCGGCGGAGTACCTCCGGGAGTCGATCGTCGACCCCGACGCCCATGTGGTCGAGGGGTGGCCGGCCGGGCAGATGCTCCCTGTCTACGGTGAGCGGCTCACGGAGTACCAGATCGATTCGCTGGTCGAGTATCTGCTGACGCTGGAGGGAAGCTCGTGA
- a CDS encoding b(o/a)3-type cytochrome-c oxidase subunit 1, with translation MTVTDPTQKVERNWDGDYDLTEAEKKFVARHIWVAISALFVGSLFGPLQSFQYSGFDLYGYLDPIIKSYYQGLTIHGVLNALVWTTFFIVGFTNLTTMKGLNRPLANPRINRIGFWVMTVGVLMTAAPILLNKATVLYTFYPPLEASWAFYLGLTLVVVGSWIEGLGFYLTLHAWRKDNPGVRSPFIALGGVINAAMWQIATLGVAIEILTMLLPWSLGLTDGTDPELARTYFWFTGHPLVYFWLLPAYVSWYGMLPKQAGGKLFSDSLARLAFWMFLIVSVPVGFHHQFVDPGVPQTWKWIHAILTYSVFFPSMITAFTVIASLEYAGRKRGGTGLVGWIRSLPWNDPSVTAQLLAAILFMFGGIGGLTNASYNLNLVIHNTAWVPGHFHLTVATAVTLSFIGITYWMIPYLTGKELWSPKVALFQAWTWFVGMIIFSNAMHMLGLLGAPRRTALGDAPYVPESWDGHLMRVSIGGAILLVSVLTYVTIVIKTVRGPKVAAELVPTVPIAESIRSPQLTPDWLDRFKPWLIAAAALLVFAYGPQLVDQILNMNLNAPGTDFTPW, from the coding sequence ATGACCGTCACCGATCCGACCCAGAAGGTCGAACGCAACTGGGACGGCGACTACGACCTGACCGAGGCCGAGAAGAAGTTCGTCGCCCGTCACATCTGGGTCGCCATCTCCGCCCTCTTCGTGGGCTCGCTGTTCGGACCCCTGCAGTCGTTCCAGTATTCGGGGTTCGATCTCTACGGGTACCTCGACCCGATCATCAAGAGCTACTACCAGGGACTCACGATCCACGGCGTGCTCAACGCGCTCGTGTGGACCACCTTCTTCATCGTCGGGTTCACCAACCTGACCACGATGAAGGGGCTCAACCGCCCCCTGGCCAACCCGCGGATCAACCGGATCGGGTTCTGGGTGATGACCGTCGGCGTGCTCATGACCGCCGCGCCGATCCTGCTCAACAAGGCCACCGTCCTCTACACGTTCTACCCGCCGCTCGAGGCGAGCTGGGCCTTCTACCTCGGCCTCACCCTCGTGGTCGTCGGCAGCTGGATCGAGGGGCTCGGCTTCTACCTGACACTGCACGCATGGCGGAAGGACAACCCCGGCGTGCGGTCGCCGTTCATCGCGCTCGGCGGGGTGATCAACGCCGCCATGTGGCAGATCGCCACGCTGGGGGTGGCGATCGAGATCCTCACCATGCTCCTGCCGTGGTCGCTCGGTCTCACCGACGGCACCGACCCGGAGCTCGCCCGCACGTACTTCTGGTTCACGGGCCATCCGCTGGTCTACTTCTGGCTGCTGCCCGCCTACGTGAGCTGGTACGGCATGTTGCCCAAGCAGGCCGGTGGCAAGCTGTTCAGCGATTCGCTGGCCCGGCTCGCGTTCTGGATGTTCCTGATCGTGTCGGTGCCGGTCGGCTTCCATCACCAGTTCGTCGACCCCGGCGTGCCGCAGACGTGGAAGTGGATCCATGCGATCCTGACCTACTCGGTCTTCTTCCCGTCGATGATCACGGCGTTCACGGTGATCGCCTCGTTGGAGTACGCCGGCCGCAAGCGGGGCGGCACCGGTCTGGTCGGCTGGATCCGGTCGCTGCCGTGGAACGATCCGTCCGTCACCGCCCAGCTGCTGGCTGCGATCCTGTTCATGTTCGGCGGTATCGGTGGTCTGACCAACGCGTCGTACAACCTCAATCTGGTGATCCACAACACTGCCTGGGTGCCCGGTCACTTCCATCTGACCGTGGCAACGGCCGTGACGCTGTCGTTCATCGGCATCACCTACTGGATGATCCCCTACCTGACCGGGAAGGAGCTGTGGAGCCCGAAGGTGGCCCTGTTCCAGGCATGGACGTGGTTCGTCGGCATGATCATCTTCTCCAACGCGATGCACATGCTCGGGTTGCTGGGAGCGCCCCGCCGCACGGCGCTCGGCGACGCTCCCTACGTTCCGGAGTCGTGGGACGGCCACCTGATGCGGGTGTCGATCGGTGGGGCGATCCTGCTCGTCTCCGTGCTGACCTACGTGACCATCGTGATCAAGACGGTGCGAGGACCGAAGGTCGCCGCCGAACTCGTGCCCACGGTCCCGATCGCCGAATCGATCCGGAGCCCACAGCTCACGCCGGACTGGCTCGACCGGTTCAAGCCGTGGCTGATCGCGGCCGCAGCCCTGCTGGTGTTCGCCTACGGACCCCAACTCGTCGACCAGATCCTCAACATGAACCTGAACGCCCCCGGCACCGACTTCACCCCCTGGTAG
- a CDS encoding cytochrome c oxidase subunit II, protein MSDEPVTGEAPRQSMGIDPYERNWMRLSILLLVTFAATITIGGLVMGFEVPGAEQEVDPRTVLDTPPWSEPGVREVAPGIFEAYVVAQTWAFVPQSITLPVGAEVTINLTSPDLQHGFRVDETNLNMMVVPGQVSTLTYTFDELGAFTYICHEFCGRGHEAMYGVINVVSQQDYEALNAPTTTTEAPASAEEAAG, encoded by the coding sequence ATGAGCGATGAACCGGTGACCGGGGAGGCGCCCCGTCAGTCGATGGGGATCGACCCCTACGAACGCAACTGGATGCGGTTGTCGATCCTTCTGCTCGTCACCTTCGCCGCGACGATCACCATCGGTGGTCTCGTCATGGGCTTCGAGGTGCCCGGCGCAGAGCAGGAGGTCGACCCCCGAACGGTCCTCGACACGCCGCCGTGGTCCGAGCCGGGTGTGCGAGAGGTCGCGCCGGGGATCTTCGAGGCCTACGTGGTCGCCCAGACCTGGGCGTTCGTGCCCCAGTCGATCACGCTCCCGGTCGGCGCCGAGGTCACGATCAACCTCACCAGTCCCGACCTGCAACACGGCTTTCGGGTCGACGAGACGAACCTCAACATGATGGTCGTGCCGGGGCAGGTGTCCACGCTGACGTACACCTTCGACGAACTCGGTGCGTTCACCTACATCTGCCACGAGTTCTGCGGTCGCGGCCACGAGGCGATGTACGGCGTGATCAATGTCGTCTCGCAACAGGACTACGAGGCGCTGAACGCTCCCACCACCACGACAGAAGCGCCGGCGAGCGCCGAGGAGGCCGCAGGATGA
- a CDS encoding cytochrome c oxidase subunit 2A, protein MSASEGDAAASASVDHEEEFKPTGTIFLLGCFIAMLILLWVTVYLILLSRGATG, encoded by the coding sequence GTGAGCGCGAGTGAAGGAGATGCCGCGGCGAGCGCGAGCGTCGATCACGAAGAGGAGTTCAAGCCGACGGGGACCATCTTCCTGCTCGGCTGTTTCATCGCCATGCTGATCCTCTTGTGGGTCACGGTGTACCTGATCCTGCTGAGTCGGGGAGCGACGGGATGA